AGTTATAAATATCCTCTTTTGGCGCCAGTTGTTCAaactttctgatattttattgtttttattccattgGACTTGAAACTATCTGATAAGTTTGTTCACGGCCTCATCCTGACGCTGTATCTCGAACCTTTGACTGTTCCACTAAACGGGAACTCAATCGATTTCATATTGTACTTTCATAACGGCTGAGTTGTCCTCACTTTTAATATTCCGGATCCCTGCATCTCCCACAGATTTTAAAACGGACTTTCTATTAAAAAAGCTTTATTCTCCAAGCCTCTTCCAAGTTCTTCCAGAGGCCCTGAGGTAATCATACACCTGCTGTCGCTGTGGTAACCACGACGAGTAAACTGGAATGTCTCTGTAATCCTGTCGTTACCCCGACTACTGGACGTCCAGCTTGCTCGGCCCGACGCTGTGGATGAGCTGGGAGGACTCGGAGGCGGCGCTGCTGTACGCCTGGATCAGCAGGTTCTTGTTGAGGTCTCCGACGCCGCCGCTGCCGGCCTGCAGCTTCGGGTAGGGGGTCGTCTCCGCCCCGTGCCGCTGCCCCCGGCCCGGAGCGTCCAGCTCCATCAGGTGCTCCAGCGGGCAGCCGTCCGGCCCCTCGGCGACCGGGGAGAACTCCTGGGCGCTCGCCTGCTCGTCCCTGGACACGGGACtgatggagacagatggagaacTTAAAGAAACGACGATGACAAGAGACacaatagttaaaaaaaaaggaaagaataatTTAGACACTTCACACACAACTAAAGGTTTGGTTGTGAACATGTGGGCCACAAAATGAGATCTGGGAGATGGAAGCTTCTGTATCTGAATCAGGACGGAGACGATAAGATCATTTATTACTGTATGAACAACAAAAAGTATGTTGATAATTATTTAAACCATTAAACATTCTGTGGTCCCAGCTTCTCAAGCTGAACacgtcttctttctttctttgttcttctttgtcttATGAGCTGCAAAAGACGTCAGTGACGCTTTTTAGGAAATTGTAATTAATGCAATTTTCCCACTATTTTCCTAACgattaattaatacatttaaaaactaatCATCAGTAACCTGAAATTGATCTAATCCGTCGATTTAAAgagacattttatataaaatactGGATGTCTGGATGAGACGGGACAAGAAACTCAAGACGATGAAGTAGAAACGAGGAGAGTCGTATGAGCAGTTCTGAGGAGTTTGTTGGACGGACGGACGCAAACATGTGAGAGTCACGtgggacagagagacggacacacacacacacacacgtcctacCTAACGTCCATGGACTGGACTCCGTCGGACAACTCGTCCACACAGCTCTTGTTCTCCAGGGGCCCCAGCGTGATGACGGGGGCTTCAGCAGGGGTCGGAGCGTCTTCCTCCAACGAGGCCGGAGCCTCGGCTCTCTCGTCGgaaactgcaaaaacacacaatgtggtttttaaaatatgaatttcaaaaGTCTCcatccactcaaaaaagtgtccttctactgtctctgtcctccaacatgtctgacattgactacagggactttgtatctggtgttttcacattcctctcctggaggagacttctgtttcacttctctgcaatttgaaattcaaacgaatcaTGTTAAGATAGATTTGGTTCGTCACAAATAgagaaaaccaatcgctgtcaaatatgcaaatgtgaggcaaagaaacggGAAACTTCCTGTGCAGCAGACTGAATCTCTCCAATTTGCATATAATCAATATTCATAtcctcagaattcctcagtgagggagagagagtggatggtttccagacacatttcagaggtaaacactgttaaactaaatattagacatagcagattatttgtatatactttaaaacgtgactggacTTTATATCtcgttgtttttaattttttttctaacaggagagagaaataaattatTGTCAGTGAGGTGCAACACGCGGATACGACCTAAAATGATATAAaaggttttgtctttgtgacGGGGAGTTcaattttctcatttttcattcTTAATCCATTGAACAAAAGGATAAACTTTAGatgttcttttttatgtttcagttAAAGGAAACATAAAAGTTGTGACGCTGCAGGAAACTGACTCGAGCTCTGGTTACGGTCGTAACGTTAATCACTTTACGCTGCAGTGTTTCCTAGCCGTTGGCCAGTTGGTGCCAAATAACCACCGGGGGCGCTGTTCCCTCATCACGCCTCCACACTGCAGCTGAGAGACTCATCATCTCATTACTGTCGGTTCTACATGGAACGGATTGTGTCGGAGAAACGAGTAAAAGAGCGATGGAATGAAAAGACTGATGGATATAATGAAGCcattgtccgtgtgtgtgtgtgtgtgtgtgtgttataggaAACACATTCATGGACACTCACCTGAGGCACCAGACGGAGGCTCCACTTCACTCTTCCTCGTCCTTTTCATTATCTCCTCGATTCTCTGTTAAACACGtaaaaaatcatcaaaaaaaaagtctcactgACTTTATTATCCTGATGGAAtggaaaggtaaaaaaaaaaaaaatcaatctgctgatgaagaccacCGACTAAATGGACCTCGGGGTGAGattgcttttttccccaaactGCTTGTTTGTGAGATTTACTGTACGTATGTACAgtggagctctctctctctgtattgcGACCTCAACTGTATTCTTCTCTGTGCAAAAACTCTTTATCAAAAACAATATCACAACCTACTCACGActctcttttttcaaaagttattTCAACAATATTCCCAAATCCTAGTCATATTAAGTCATATCAAAAATCCAGTTAAGCAATGCAACTTCATAATTATTCTCTGTCACAATTCATCCACCATTCATATTTTAAACCTGATTAATTAGGtataaaaaaaagcctttccTTTAGCTGTGTCACATATTTTTGTGcaactttgtgtgtatgttaaattaaacattaagaGGTTTTTGGTTCCTCCTGcttagggggttagggttagggatagaggtcaaaaaaatgtttttcttagaatcatacatacatatacatatgtaaatgtatatatatatatatatacatatatatacctTCTTCCTCAGCTGtcgctcctgctcctcctgcacgtgcagctgctccctctcctgcctcttCCTGTCGGCCTCTCTCTGGGCTCGGAGGAACGCCTCCTCCCGCTgcggaaaaaaacatccagacacgcagtcagtcacacacacacacacacacacacacacacacacaggttttctGTCTGCGACTGTTCTCACGCCATCGCAGAGTTACATTCAAGACCCTTCAAAGACCTTCTCAATACCATAACTTACATTTTAACAACCGCTTTAATCACCGTAACGTTCAAAGTATGAAATATATTCTTGAAAATGATAATACGGAACAATAAGGTGACATTTATATCATTAATGTTGCATGTAAAAGTCAATGAATCTATGAGTTGATTGACAGAATGAATCAGACGAATCTACTCTGGGTTATTACTTGtattcagtgaacacatcagtttcctgcagctcctctttcacagcctctgtctcagacacctcctgtctctttaaggccatCGTGACGTCACGATGTTACGGAAACATCGTCGGGACTGACGAGGTGTTTCAGGAGCGTCAGGAGgagagggtttttattttccctttatcgcaagactttgggctttttttttgaatcacagcctgaaatatttcagttgTCGACCAAAGTCAAACGAGCTCGAGAGGAACGACTTTGAAAGTGTATGACAATGTATATATTCTGAAACATAAGCTGGAGGCTGACCTCTCTGTCCAGCTGATCCTGCATGTCCTTCCACCGCTGCTCCTTCtgtcgtctctcctcctcctccttgctcctcctctcctcctccctcctcactcgctcctcctccgcctgcagcGCAGCTCTCTCCTGTCGCTCCCTCGCCTCCTGCTGcctccgctgctcctcctcagccctCAGCCTGAAGTACGGaatggaaaaatagaaaaataaaaatgtatatatatacgtctGTCTCTGAATCGGCCGCAGCCAGAGATgatttgtttcctgttccacATTCCATGAAACATTGAGTTCAGAGAAAAAGGTAGAAACACAACAGACCAATGTTTTGGACAAGGTAGTTCTAATCAATAGTCATCATTAATAtattaaacacattaaaatatttattacattatatttcagGCACAAGTTTTGAAAATACCTGAAAATGATAATTCCAGtggaaatttgtattttcagtcTGATAAACATCAGCTAGATGATAAAAACCCCCTGAAAATATTGATATCAGAGTTCTTCTGAACACGTGATCATATCATATAGACCATATAGTattcacctctcctcctcctgccgttgtctctcctcctgctccttctgtATCCGGGCCAGACGCCGTCTCTCCGCCAGCAGCCTGGACGCCTCCTCGGCGTCCGTTGTCCCACCGACGCTTCTGCCAGTGGGCGTGCCCGGAGACTCTGCGCGTGGAGAAGGACAACGGATGGTTgagtttggagaaaaaacaattcatatatatatatatatatgtatatgtatatgtgtgtgtttcactgtgccGTTACCTGCGTTCAGCTCTCTGCTGGTGGATTTGGGGATCTTCTTCTCCGAACTTTCAGATTTGGTCGATTTCCTCTCCAGGGTggggtgacctttgacctcagcgTGACCCCTGTTGTCGTCCGCGCCGGGGGTGGTGGCGGCTCTCTGcctgagaggggagggggggtactGTCCGGGGGAGCAGGGAGACTGGGCGCGGCTCCTGTTCGATCTCACCCTGAGAACACACAACCGCACATCAGGTCGTCTGGACTATATCcactatagtgtgtgtgtgtgtatgtgtgtgtgtttgtgtgtgtgtgtgtgcgtgtgtgcgtgtgtgcgttccATACCGTTTTGGGGTAGCCGGGCCTTTACTGTTTGCCCTGAAGGAAGAAGTGCGGGCCGGTGTGTTCGGAGTCTCCCCCTGCAAATCAGATTTATTACATTTGATGAAGTgctagctctgtgtgtgtgtttgtgtgtgtgtgtatgtttgtgtgtgtgtgtcctgaccgTGGGTGTTTTGGCTCTGGACGTGTCATCAGGGAATCCAGCGATGCTCCTGCGGTTGGAGGAACTTCTGTATGGTCTGTGGTTGCTGGGGGAAGCTGTTCGATGGGACACAAAAGACACTGATGGATCAcagaccgacacacacacacacacacacacacacacacacacacacacacacacacacacacacacacacacacacacacacacacacacacacacacacacagaataaaaagcccacattgaaaaacacacgtGTGGACACCGATGATTGACACAGAGAAACCAGAGACACTAGTGAGTGAAGAAGACGAACTTTGTACCTGCACATGTCAGAAATATGAGTAATATATTCATGGCTTCATCATGACATTTATTTGCACAATAATCAATGTGAACGTGCCATTTAGGGTTTTCTTgtgtccaaaataaaaatatttataaaaataatgttttgaaaaaaaaaagggaggacaAGCAGATTACTGCAGGAGGAAAATTCATCCCTGATCAGGACATTAGATACAAGGTGAACATTTTTCAGGGCagaaataaatactttattaatattaatattgacaccttttttcccccaaggcGAACACCCGATCTCGCCACGttatagaaatttaaaaagaaaaagaaaaatcccggattccacccccaaaaaatgtctgcaaaatttcatggaaaacGGTtcggtgtttttttaaataaattctgCCGAAACAAATAACCCAGAGGGCTGAGAATAAATCTGCCTTATTACCATGGATAAAAAGTCAGTTTTAGTTTAACTTACAGTTAATATTCTCCTAAAAAGTGGAATCGAATCACTGAAGCTCTTATCAGGTGAATGACTGATAAAGGAAACTGAAATTGACCTAAAGGGTTTACAGAgtatttcttcctcctccattaAAACCTGAGTCCTTGTGTGCCAGATTTACgtattaatattattcatatttattattcacaCTCAGCCCCATCAGATTTGAAATACACTTTATCTGCATTTGATGACTTTTGGGAGAATCTCGGTCACAGTGTCACACGTGAACGTGAACTCACCTCTCTCCGGCGAGTGGAGGCCGGCTGAGGAGTTGGAGAGCTGCTTGTTCATTGGCGGATCCATAGTGGGCGGAGACAGGAAGTCGACGactgataaaacaaacaaacaaacaaacaaatcaacagacacaaactgtacaCGAATGTAAATCGCAGACTGATGATGGAAAATGTGAGAAATACGTTGAACAAAAACGTCCTGATCCCACGACAGACAAACCGCCACACGATCAAACACAAAACTGCCGGCGAGcgcgtgcacaaacacacacacacacaaacacacacacacacacacacacacaggaaacaatcCTGCCGATCGACGAGTGGCTGAAAGGATTAACCTCAGTGATGTAAGACAGACGTGAAGCGGCAGAGCAGAGGGCAGAGGCAGATAtgtggtgatgaagatgatgcagcacctgaaggcagcgtgacgacatcatcatcatcatcatcatcagcagcagcagcagcagcagcagcagtatccggggagagggagagaagagacgcCGGCCGCTGTGTTTTCATGAACACTGAGAGTTTGATTCAACGGtttgtagtttttaatttttttaaaaaaatgcttacatatctagatatatttatatatctctctttttaaaaattatatgatatattaatctttatcatattttaatttggatttaaaaaatctaattataaATCAGATTTCCAGCCACGTTCTTCCACTGAAACATCCCCCCCCTGATTATCATTACAGTGAGAtgggaaaaaagatgaaataataaatgatagTTTTTCACATGAGCTTCAATACATCATATCAATGAAAATCTATGTTTCAATTTATCataatttttgtatttgagccttggaatttttttttttaaataatttttataATGTTCATTCCTTGTTGTctaattatttatattattattattgtttctctgtttttcccagtttttttttgctgtaaatgatttgtgtgcgtgtgtgtgtgtgtgtgtgtgtgtgtgtgtgtgtgagagtgtgttttgaTCTGATTGCTACTGGTGTGTAGTTTGGGTCTAGTAGATGTCACAGACATCTACAGGGTGTATGTCTGGTATgatgtatggtgtgtgtgttcgtgtgtgtgtgtgtgtgtgtgtgtgtgtgtgtgtgtgtgtgtgtgtgtgtgtgtgtgtggagagaccTGGGCGTTTTATACTCCCTGCTGGGAATAATGTGTACGCATGGCTAAACACAGCTCTGGGCACaagaagacaggaagtggagccgCCCTTTGTATGATAAGGTTGGGGgttggggagtgtgtgtgtgtgtgtgtgtgtgtgcgtgtgtttgtgtgtgtgtgtccaaaccAAACACTGATGATTAGCCACAAAGGAGAACAAGTGTTAATCTGTTCTGTCTAT
This window of the Scophthalmus maximus strain ysfricsl-2021 chromosome 21, ASM2237912v1, whole genome shotgun sequence genome carries:
- the map7d2b gene encoding MAP7 domain-containing protein 2 isoform X2, encoding MHAVTMAQPSPSASPGARRRSDGSVRECLFFPVSERNEKERLEALVRRRGGGAETRGGGGGGGGGGGGGEARDHLDNRPKRWTWGGPPDGVEGNPKTPSRPAIGSAQPNELPAAPSASQSHHVVDFLSPPTMDPPMNKQLSNSSAGLHSPERVSFVSHRTASPSNHRPYRSSSNRRSIAGFPDDTSRAKTPTGETPNTPARTSSFRANSKGPATPKRVRSNRSRAQSPCSPGQYPPSPLRQRAATTPGADDNRGHAEVKGHPTLERKSTKSESSEKKIPKSTSRELNAESPGTPTGRSVGGTTDAEEASRLLAERRRLARIQKEQEERQRQEEERLRAEEEQRRQQEARERQERAALQAEEERVRREEERRSKEEEERRQKEQRWKDMQDQLDREREEAFLRAQREADRKRQEREQLHVQEEQERQLRKKRIEEIMKRTRKSEVEPPSGASVSDERAEAPASLEEDAPTPAEAPVITLGPLENKSCVDELSDGVQSMDVSPVSRDEQASAQEFSPVAEGPDGCPLEHLMELDAPGRGQRHGAETTPYPKLQAGSGGVGDLNKNLLIQAYSSAASESSQLIHSVGPSKLDVQ
- the map7d2b gene encoding ensconsin isoform X5; this encodes MPEVAPSRGDMTALAPPPEPLLTSRQASPSRSPSNHSSPTGSQTHLAKERREDREKTQELSEVLQNKERRAQQQLERCAEERGRKMEGQRRKEQQRRAAAEEKRRQRQEAEQERLEALVRRRGGGAETRGGGGGGGGGGGGGEARDHLDNRPKRWTWGGPPDGVEGNPKTPSRPAIGSAQPNELPAAPSASQSHHVVDFLSPPTMDPPMNKQLSNSSAGLHSPERASPSNHRPYRSSSNRRSIAGFPDDTSRAKTPTGETPNTPARTSSFRANSKGPATPKRVRSNRSRAQSPCSPGQYPPSPLRQRAATTPGADDNRGHAEVKGHPTLERKSTKSESSEKKIPKSTSRELNAESPGTPTGRSVGGTTDAEEASRLLAERRRLARIQKEQEERQRQEEERLRAEEEQRRQQEARERQERAALQAEEERVRREEERRSKEEEERRQKEQRWKDMQDQLDREREEAFLRAQREADRKRQEREQLHVQEEQERQLRKKRIEEIMKRTRKSEVEPPSGASVSDERAEAPASLEEDAPTPAEAPVITLGPLENKSCVDELSDGVQSMDVSSPSVSISPVSRDEQASAQEFSPVAEGPDGCPLEHLMELDAPGRGQRHGAETTPYPKLQAGSGGVGDLNKNLLIQAYSSAASESSQLIHSVGPSKLDVQ
- the map7d2b gene encoding MAP7 domain-containing protein 2 isoform X3 — its product is MHAVTMAQPSPSASPGARRRSDGSVRECLFFPVSERNEKERLEALVRRRGGGAETRGGGGGGGGGGGGGEARDHLDNRPKRWTWGGPPDGVEVVDFLSPPTMDPPMNKQLSNSSAGLHSPERVSFVSHRTASPSNHRPYRSSSNRRSIAGFPDDTSRAKTPTGETPNTPARTSSFRANSKGPATPKRVRSNRSRAQSPCSPGQYPPSPLRQRAATTPGADDNRGHAEVKGHPTLERKSTKSESSEKKIPKSTSRELNAESPGTPTGRSVGGTTDAEEASRLLAERRRLARIQKEQEERQRQEEERLRAEEEQRRQQEARERQERAALQAEEERVRREEERRSKEEEERRQKEQRWKDMQDQLDREREEAFLRAQREADRKRQEREQLHVQEEQERQLRKKRIEEIMKRTRKSEVEPPSGASVSDERAEAPASLEEDAPTPAEAPVITLGPLENKSCVDELSDGVQSMDVSSPSVSISPVSRDEQASAQEFSPVAEGPDGCPLEHLMELDAPGRGQRHGAETTPYPKLQAGSGGVGDLNKNLLIQAYSSAASESSQLIHSVGPSKLDVQ
- the map7d2b gene encoding MAP7 domain-containing protein 2 isoform X4; the protein is MHAVTMAQPSPSASPGARRRSDGSVRECLFFPVSERNEKERLEALVRRRGGGAETRGGGGGGGGGGGGGEARDHLDNRPKRWTWGGPPDGVEVVDFLSPPTMDPPMNKQLSNSSAGLHSPERASPSNHRPYRSSSNRRSIAGFPDDTSRAKTPTGETPNTPARTSSFRANSKGPATPKRVRSNRSRAQSPCSPGQYPPSPLRQRAATTPGADDNRGHAEVKGHPTLERKSTKSESSEKKIPKSTSRELNAESPGTPTGRSVGGTTDAEEASRLLAERRRLARIQKEQEERQRQEEERLRAEEEQRRQQEARERQERAALQAEEERVRREEERRSKEEEERRQKEQRWKDMQDQLDREREEAFLRAQREADRKRQEREQLHVQEEQERQLRKKRIEEIMKRTRKSEVEPPSGASVSDERAEAPASLEEDAPTPAEAPVITLGPLENKSCVDELSDGVQSMDVSSPSVSISPVSRDEQASAQEFSPVAEGPDGCPLEHLMELDAPGRGQRHGAETTPYPKLQAGSGGVGDLNKNLLIQAYSSAASESSQLIHSVGPSKLDVQ
- the map7d2b gene encoding MAP7 domain-containing protein 2 isoform X1 translates to MHAVTMAQPSPSASPGARRRSDGSVRECLFFPVSERNEKERLEALVRRRGGGAETRGGGGGGGGGGGGGEARDHLDNRPKRWTWGGPPDGVEGNPKTPSRPAIGSAQPNELPAAPSASQSHHVVDFLSPPTMDPPMNKQLSNSSAGLHSPERVSFVSHRTASPSNHRPYRSSSNRRSIAGFPDDTSRAKTPTGETPNTPARTSSFRANSKGPATPKRVRSNRSRAQSPCSPGQYPPSPLRQRAATTPGADDNRGHAEVKGHPTLERKSTKSESSEKKIPKSTSRELNAESPGTPTGRSVGGTTDAEEASRLLAERRRLARIQKEQEERQRQEEERLRAEEEQRRQQEARERQERAALQAEEERVRREEERRSKEEEERRQKEQRWKDMQDQLDREREEAFLRAQREADRKRQEREQLHVQEEQERQLRKKRIEEIMKRTRKSEVEPPSGASVSDERAEAPASLEEDAPTPAEAPVITLGPLENKSCVDELSDGVQSMDVSSPSVSISPVSRDEQASAQEFSPVAEGPDGCPLEHLMELDAPGRGQRHGAETTPYPKLQAGSGGVGDLNKNLLIQAYSSAASESSQLIHSVGPSKLDVQ